From a single Mesorhizobium shangrilense genomic region:
- a CDS encoding bifunctional 5-dehydro-2-deoxygluconokinase/5-dehydro-2-deoxyphosphogluconate aldolase, giving the protein MSEAVDAKQAPLDVITIGRASVDLYGQQIGSRLEDITSFAKSVGGCPANISVGTARLGLRSALLTRVGNEQMGRFIREQLTREGVCVDGLKTDPDRLTALVLLSVEDEGVSPMIFYRTDCADMALSEEDIDEAFIASSRSIVVTGTHFSRPNSDAAQRKAIRAIKASGGKVVFDIDYRPNLWGLAGHAEGFERYVKSDRVSAQLKTVLPDCDLIVGTEEEIMIASGADDCLSALKTIRSLSSATIVLKRGAMGCIVYDGPISDDLEDGIVGKGFPIEIYNVLGAGDAFMSGFLRGWLGGESLATSATWANACGAFAVSRLLCAPEYPTFEELQFFLKNGSKHLALRKDEAINHIHWATTRRRDIPSLMALACDHRVQLEDIAAKAGADLSRVPAFKVLAVKAAAKVAAGRDGYGMLIDEKYGRKAMFEFAHHPFSWLGRPVELPGSRPLRFEFSQDIGSQLVEWPVEHCIKCLCFYHPDDPAALKEEQQQKLRSLFEAARKVGRELLIEIIAGKHGKLDDTTIPRALEELYALGIKPDWWKLEPQASAGAWAKIEAVILKHDPWCCGIVLLGLEAPQDELEAAFAATAKAPIVKGFAVGRTIFVHAAEQWLAGKMSDDEAVADMASRFEQLTEAWLAARGRKAA; this is encoded by the coding sequence ATGAGCGAAGCCGTGGACGCGAAACAGGCGCCGCTCGACGTCATCACCATCGGTCGTGCTTCCGTCGATCTCTATGGCCAGCAGATCGGCTCGCGGCTGGAGGACATCACCTCCTTCGCCAAATCGGTCGGTGGTTGTCCGGCCAACATTTCGGTTGGCACCGCAAGGCTCGGCCTGCGCTCGGCACTGCTCACCCGTGTCGGCAATGAGCAGATGGGCCGCTTCATCCGCGAGCAGCTGACGCGGGAGGGGGTTTGCGTCGATGGGCTGAAGACCGATCCTGACCGGCTGACGGCGCTGGTGCTGCTTTCGGTCGAGGACGAAGGCGTCTCGCCGATGATCTTCTACCGCACCGACTGCGCCGACATGGCGCTTTCGGAAGAGGATATCGACGAAGCTTTCATCGCCTCCTCCCGTTCCATCGTCGTCACCGGCACGCATTTTTCGCGGCCCAACAGCGATGCCGCGCAGCGCAAGGCGATCCGCGCCATCAAGGCCAGTGGCGGCAAGGTGGTGTTCGACATCGACTACCGGCCGAACCTGTGGGGCCTTGCAGGCCACGCCGAAGGGTTCGAGCGCTATGTGAAGTCTGACCGGGTCTCGGCCCAGCTGAAGACGGTGCTGCCCGACTGCGATCTCATCGTCGGCACCGAGGAAGAGATCATGATCGCATCGGGCGCCGATGATTGCCTGAGCGCGCTGAAGACGATCCGCTCACTGTCATCGGCAACCATCGTCCTGAAGCGCGGCGCCATGGGCTGCATCGTCTATGACGGACCGATCAGCGACGATCTCGAAGACGGCATCGTCGGCAAGGGCTTTCCGATCGAGATCTACAATGTGCTGGGCGCCGGCGACGCCTTCATGTCGGGCTTCCTGCGCGGCTGGCTTGGCGGCGAAAGCCTGGCGACATCAGCGACCTGGGCCAATGCCTGCGGCGCGTTCGCCGTGTCACGCCTGCTCTGCGCTCCGGAATATCCGACTTTCGAAGAGCTGCAATTCTTCCTCAAGAACGGCAGCAAGCACCTTGCCTTGCGCAAGGACGAGGCGATCAACCACATCCACTGGGCGACCACGCGCCGGCGCGACATTCCCTCGCTGATGGCGCTGGCCTGCGACCACCGTGTCCAGCTGGAGGATATCGCGGCAAAGGCCGGTGCCGACCTCTCACGCGTCCCCGCCTTCAAGGTGCTGGCGGTGAAGGCCGCGGCAAAAGTCGCGGCCGGTCGCGACGGTTACGGCATGCTGATCGACGAGAAATATGGTCGCAAGGCGATGTTCGAATTTGCGCATCATCCGTTCAGCTGGCTGGGACGGCCGGTGGAACTGCCGGGCTCGCGGCCGCTTCGGTTCGAGTTTTCGCAGGACATCGGCTCGCAGCTCGTTGAATGGCCGGTCGAGCATTGCATCAAGTGCCTGTGCTTCTATCACCCGGATGATCCGGCTGCGCTCAAGGAAGAACAGCAGCAGAAGCTGCGCTCACTGTTCGAGGCCGCGCGGAAAGTAGGGCGAGAACTGCTGATCGAGATCATCGCTGGCAAGCACGGCAAGCTCGACGACACGACGATCCCGCGCGCGCTGGAAGAGCTCTATGCGCTCGGCATCAAGCCCGACTGGTGGAAGCTCGAACCGCAGGCTTCGGCCGGCGCCTGGGCCAAGATCGAAGCGGTGATCCTGAAGCACGACCCGTGGTGCTGTGGCATTGTGCTGCTCGGCCTGGAGGCGCCGCAGGACGAGCTGGAAGCAGCGTTTGCCGCCACCGCCAAGGCGCCCATCGTCAAGGGCTTTGCCGTTGGCCGCACCATCTTCGTCCATGCGGCCGAACAGTGGCTCGCCGGCAAGATGTCGGATGACGAGGCCGTGGCCGACATGGCATCGCGCTTTGAACAACTGACCGAGGCGTGGCTTGCCGCGCGTGGCCGCAAGGCAGCATAA
- the iolD gene encoding 3D-(3,5/4)-trihydroxycyclohexane-1,2-dione acylhydrolase (decyclizing) translates to MTKTIRLTMAQALTRFLSQQMTEIDGKTVPIFGGVWAIFGHGNVAGIGEALYQVRDALPTFRAHNEQAMAHAAIAYGKANFRRRFMAATSSIGPGAVNMVTAAALAHVNRLPVLLLPGDVFANRIPDPVLQQAEDFSDGTATVNDCFRPVSRYFDRITRPEQIIPALARTMQVLTDPAECGPVTLSLCQDVQAEAYDYPESFFAERVWTPRRIRPDRRELAAAIAALKGAKKPLIIAGGGVLYSQASDELTDLADSTGIPVCETQGGKSSLPDDHPLNMAAVGVTGTSAANRLAEEADVVLAVGTRLQDFTTGSWSLFKNAGKTIVGLNVQPFDAGKHRALPLVADAAEGLAEIGAALKGWKAPSAWTDNAAKGKKDWQADAAKVTASTNAAYPSDAQVIGAVQRAMGSGVTLLHAAGGLPGELHKLWQAGAPGSYHAEYGFSTMGYEIAGGLGTKMAKPDEEVVVMIGDGSYLMLNSEIATSVMLGLKLTIVLLDNRGYGCINRLQMATGGANFNNLLKDSRHEVLPDIDFAAHAASLGAIAEKVASIAGLETALKQAKKNTRTTVVVIDTDPLVSTDAGGTWWDVAVPEVSARSQVNAARKAYDEKRQMQTIGD, encoded by the coding sequence ATGACCAAGACAATCCGCCTGACGATGGCGCAGGCGCTGACCCGCTTTCTCAGCCAGCAGATGACCGAGATCGACGGCAAGACTGTGCCGATCTTCGGCGGCGTCTGGGCGATCTTCGGCCATGGCAATGTGGCGGGGATCGGCGAGGCGCTCTATCAGGTGCGCGACGCGCTGCCGACCTTCCGCGCCCACAATGAACAGGCGATGGCGCATGCGGCGATCGCCTATGGCAAGGCCAATTTCCGCCGCCGCTTCATGGCGGCGACAAGTTCAATCGGCCCCGGCGCCGTCAACATGGTGACGGCCGCCGCATTGGCACACGTCAACCGCTTGCCGGTCCTGCTCCTGCCCGGCGACGTCTTCGCCAACCGCATCCCCGACCCGGTGCTGCAGCAGGCCGAGGATTTTTCCGACGGCACCGCGACGGTCAATGACTGTTTCAGGCCCGTGTCGCGCTATTTCGACCGTATCACCCGTCCCGAGCAGATCATCCCGGCACTTGCCCGAACCATGCAGGTGCTGACCGATCCGGCAGAATGCGGGCCGGTGACGCTGTCGCTCTGCCAGGACGTGCAGGCCGAGGCCTATGACTATCCCGAGAGCTTCTTTGCCGAACGGGTCTGGACGCCGCGCAGGATACGCCCGGATCGCCGGGAACTGGCGGCCGCCATTGCTGCGCTCAAGGGTGCGAAGAAGCCGCTGATCATCGCCGGCGGCGGCGTGCTCTATTCGCAGGCTTCCGACGAGCTGACTGATCTGGCTGATAGCACCGGCATTCCGGTCTGCGAAACCCAAGGCGGCAAGTCTTCGCTGCCGGACGATCATCCGCTCAACATGGCGGCTGTCGGCGTCACCGGCACCTCGGCCGCCAACCGGCTGGCGGAAGAGGCCGACGTGGTGCTGGCGGTCGGCACGCGCCTGCAGGATTTCACCACGGGCTCGTGGTCGCTGTTCAAGAACGCGGGCAAGACCATTGTCGGGCTGAACGTCCAGCCTTTCGACGCCGGCAAGCATCGCGCGCTGCCGCTGGTCGCCGATGCGGCCGAGGGGCTCGCCGAAATCGGAGCGGCACTGAAGGGATGGAAGGCGCCGTCTGCCTGGACCGACAATGCGGCCAAGGGCAAGAAGGACTGGCAAGCCGATGCGGCCAAGGTGACGGCATCGACCAACGCCGCCTACCCGTCGGACGCGCAAGTGATCGGCGCCGTGCAGCGTGCCATGGGTTCAGGCGTGACGCTGTTGCATGCGGCCGGCGGGCTGCCGGGCGAGTTGCACAAGCTATGGCAGGCCGGCGCGCCGGGTTCCTATCACGCCGAATACGGCTTCTCGACCATGGGCTACGAAATTGCCGGCGGGCTCGGCACCAAGATGGCCAAACCGGACGAGGAGGTCGTCGTCATGATCGGTGACGGCTCCTACCTGATGCTGAATTCCGAGATCGCCACATCGGTGATGCTGGGCCTGAAGCTGACCATCGTGCTGCTCGACAACCGTGGCTATGGCTGCATCAACCGGCTGCAGATGGCGACCGGCGGCGCCAACTTCAACAATCTCCTGAAGGACTCGCGCCACGAGGTCCTGCCCGATATCGACTTTGCCGCGCATGCGGCAAGCCTCGGCGCCATTGCCGAAAAGGTTGCGTCCATCGCCGGGTTGGAAACGGCGTTGAAGCAAGCCAAGAAGAATACGCGCACCACGGTTGTTGTCATCGACACCGACCCCCTGGTTTCGACCGATGCCGGCGGCACATGGTGGGATGTCGCCGTGCCCGAGGTCAGCGCGCGCAGCCAGGTGAACGCCGCGCGCAAGGCGTATGACGAAAAGCGGCAGATGCAAACCATTGGCGACTGA
- the iolE gene encoding myo-inosose-2 dehydratase, with protein sequence MKARLGMSPIAWWNDDLAELSDDVSLEECLRQSRSAGFTGMEMGRRFPNDPKVMLPILKKADVTLCGGWFSGTLVNGDMADNKDRIQPMIDLFKAVDAPCIVYGEVGRSIQGDRSKPLATKPKLSDDEMKAYARRLTEFGEWCAEQGMPLSYHHHMAAVVETEPELDAFMRHSGEGIPLLLDAGHLVFAGGDVLRAIDNHHKRISHVHVKDVRMAVIDKLDRTKQSFLDAVALGAFTVPGDGSLDFGAIVKKLADYGYEGWFVVEAEQDPKKNPPLKMAEVGYKELMRVMTAAGYTVETQGFPNV encoded by the coding sequence GTGAAAGCCAGACTGGGCATGTCCCCCATCGCGTGGTGGAATGACGACCTTGCGGAACTCAGCGATGACGTGTCGCTGGAAGAGTGTTTGCGCCAGTCGCGTTCGGCGGGGTTCACCGGCATGGAAATGGGCCGGCGTTTTCCCAACGACCCCAAGGTCATGCTGCCGATCCTGAAAAAGGCGGATGTCACGCTGTGCGGCGGCTGGTTCTCCGGAACGCTGGTGAATGGAGACATGGCTGACAACAAGGATCGAATCCAGCCGATGATCGACCTGTTCAAGGCAGTGGATGCGCCTTGCATCGTCTATGGCGAGGTCGGCCGCTCGATCCAGGGCGATCGTTCGAAGCCGCTTGCGACCAAGCCGAAGCTGTCGGACGACGAGATGAAGGCCTATGCCAGGCGCCTCACCGAATTCGGCGAATGGTGCGCCGAACAGGGCATGCCGCTGTCCTACCATCACCACATGGCGGCGGTGGTCGAGACGGAGCCGGAGCTCGATGCCTTCATGCGTCATTCGGGAGAAGGCATCCCCCTGCTGCTCGACGCCGGGCATCTGGTTTTTGCCGGCGGCGACGTGTTGCGCGCCATCGACAACCACCACAAGCGCATCAGCCATGTGCATGTGAAGGATGTGCGCATGGCCGTGATCGACAAGCTCGACCGCACGAAACAGTCCTTCCTCGACGCCGTGGCGCTCGGCGCCTTCACCGTGCCGGGCGATGGCTCGCTGGATTTTGGCGCCATCGTCAAGAAGCTTGCTGATTATGGCTATGAAGGCTGGTTCGTGGTCGAGGCCGAGCAGGATCCGAAGAAGAACCCGCCGCTCAAGATGGCTGAGGTCGGCTACAAGGAATTGATGCGGGTGATGACGGCGGCCGGCTATACGGTGGAGACTCAAGGCTTTCCCAATGTCTGA
- a CDS encoding DUF3329 domain-containing protein, which produces MKDSEHPFFRPLWRRVAVVAVCVIWSAIEFVTGTPFWGVIALGFAGYAVWQFFYLYKPADETKAATEAESKE; this is translated from the coding sequence ATGAAAGATTCCGAACATCCATTTTTCCGTCCACTCTGGCGCCGCGTTGCGGTCGTCGCGGTCTGCGTCATCTGGTCCGCGATCGAGTTCGTGACGGGCACGCCATTCTGGGGCGTCATCGCGCTTGGCTTCGCCGGCTACGCGGTCTGGCAGTTCTTCTACCTCTACAAGCCGGCCGATGAGACCAAGGCCGCGACCGAGGCCGAATCGAAGGAATAA
- the iolB gene encoding 5-deoxy-glucuronate isomerase has protein sequence MSKLLVKANKGHGRVAHVTPKSAGWTYVGFDLHRLKPGETASGQTGDREVCLVFVTGKGNATAGGKGLGLLGERMSPFEGKPWSVYVPEGSDWSVTADTELELAVCSAPGLGGGLPVRVIAPDDLGKEVRGKGTNTRYVTNILPEGKPADSLLVVEVITPGGHTSSYPPHKHDQDNLPAESYLEETYYHRLNPPQGFAFQRVYTDADGNGHRALDEAMAIEDGDVVLVPKGYHPCTACHGYDLYYLNVMAGPKRTWKFHNAAEHEWLMKA, from the coding sequence ATGTCGAAGCTGCTCGTCAAAGCCAACAAGGGCCATGGCCGCGTCGCCCATGTGACGCCGAAAAGCGCCGGCTGGACCTATGTCGGCTTCGATCTGCATCGGCTAAAGCCCGGCGAGACAGCCTCCGGGCAAACGGGCGATCGCGAGGTCTGCCTGGTGTTCGTCACCGGCAAAGGCAATGCGACGGCCGGCGGCAAGGGCCTCGGCCTGCTCGGCGAGCGCATGTCGCCCTTCGAAGGCAAGCCATGGTCGGTTTACGTGCCCGAGGGGTCGGACTGGTCGGTGACCGCTGATACCGAACTGGAACTCGCGGTCTGCTCGGCGCCTGGCCTGGGCGGCGGCCTGCCGGTGCGGGTCATCGCGCCGGACGATCTCGGCAAGGAGGTGCGCGGCAAGGGCACCAACACGCGCTACGTCACCAACATCCTGCCGGAGGGCAAGCCGGCCGATTCATTGCTGGTGGTCGAGGTCATCACACCTGGCGGCCACACCTCGAGCTATCCGCCGCACAAGCACGACCAGGACAATCTGCCGGCCGAATCCTATCTTGAGGAAACCTACTATCATCGCCTTAACCCGCCGCAGGGCTTTGCCTTCCAGCGCGTCTATACAGACGCCGACGGCAACGGCCACCGCGCGCTCGACGAAGCCATGGCGATCGAGGATGGCGATGTGGTGCTGGTGCCCAAGGGATACCACCCCTGCACCGCCTGCCATGGCTATGATCTCTACTATCTCAATGTCATGGCCGGGCCGAAACGGACGTGGAAATTCCACAACGCCGCCGAGCACGAATGGTTGATGAAAGCGTGA
- a CDS encoding DUF1045 domain-containing protein, with protein MRYAVYFTPRQDEPLARIAANWLGRDPFGAATRPVEAVVDLSAAEVAFHTASARRYGFHATLKAPFRLAANETEASLRAALDNFAEATPVVTIPRLIVSQIDGFFALVPEGPLPALNSFADDVVRDFDRFRAPLTEAEIERRSPDSLKPSEFRNLCQWGYPYVFETFRFHMTLSGRAGPQEAPRLRAAIDSLFAEVLQKPVLVDALTLFVETEPGAPFMVLSHHALGRRPARKTA; from the coding sequence ATGCGTTACGCCGTTTATTTCACCCCCCGGCAGGACGAACCGCTGGCGCGGATCGCTGCCAACTGGCTAGGCCGCGACCCGTTCGGCGCCGCCACACGGCCGGTCGAGGCCGTGGTGGACCTGTCGGCGGCGGAGGTGGCGTTCCACACCGCTTCGGCGCGGCGCTACGGCTTTCACGCCACGCTGAAGGCGCCGTTCCGGCTCGCCGCGAACGAGACCGAGGCTTCGCTGCGCGCAGCCCTCGACAACTTCGCCGAAGCGACGCCGGTGGTGACTATCCCGCGTCTGATCGTCAGCCAGATCGACGGTTTCTTCGCGCTGGTGCCGGAAGGGCCGCTGCCGGCGCTCAACAGTTTCGCCGATGACGTGGTGCGCGATTTCGACCGCTTCCGCGCACCGCTGACGGAAGCCGAGATCGAGCGGCGCAGCCCCGATTCCCTGAAGCCGAGCGAGTTCCGCAATCTCTGCCAATGGGGCTACCCCTATGTCTTCGAGACCTTCCGCTTCCACATGACGCTGTCGGGCAGGGCCGGGCCACAGGAAGCCCCTCGTCTTCGCGCGGCAATCGACAGCCTGTTCGCGGAGGTGCTGCAAAAGCCGGTGCTGGTCGATGCGCTGACGCTGTTTGTCGAAACCGAACCTGGCGCGCCGTTCATGGTGCTGTCGCACCACGCGCTCGGCCGCCGCCCGGCCAGAAAAACCGCCTGA
- a CDS encoding alpha-D-ribose 1-methylphosphonate 5-triphosphate diphosphatase gives MTAETVLTNARIVLADEIVEGSLVLRDGFIAGIEAGASRTGEDMGGDYVIPGLVELHTDHLEGHYAPRPKVRWNPIAAVLAHDAQVATAGITTVLDALRVGMDEDADLTSTDIRKLADAIEDSVQQDRLRADHFLHLRCEVSAPDCLQAFANFDGDDRVRLASLMDHAPGQRQFVNLETYAYYYQRKLKLTDRDFKLFCEKRMAESAANSGPNRAVIAAACHERGIVLASHDDATVGHVDEAIEQGVRVAEFPTTEAAARASKEAGLGVLMGAPNVMRGASHSGNVSARTLASDGLLDILSSDYIPFSLIQSAFFLGDMVDGISLPQAVAMVSKNPADAIGLTDRGVIEQGRRADLVRVRVDDHVPVVRTVWRQGRRVA, from the coding sequence ATGACCGCCGAGACTGTTCTTACCAACGCCCGCATCGTGCTTGCCGACGAGATCGTCGAAGGTTCCCTGGTGCTGCGTGACGGCTTTATCGCCGGGATCGAAGCCGGCGCCAGCCGGACCGGCGAAGACATGGGCGGCGACTACGTCATTCCAGGACTGGTCGAACTCCACACCGACCATCTCGAAGGCCACTATGCGCCCCGCCCCAAGGTGCGCTGGAACCCGATCGCGGCCGTGCTAGCTCATGACGCGCAAGTGGCGACCGCCGGCATCACAACTGTGCTCGACGCCTTGCGCGTCGGCATGGACGAGGACGCCGACCTGACTTCGACCGATATCCGCAAGCTGGCCGACGCCATCGAGGACAGCGTCCAGCAGGATCGCCTTCGTGCCGACCACTTCCTCCATCTGCGCTGCGAGGTCTCGGCGCCGGACTGCCTCCAGGCTTTCGCCAATTTCGACGGCGACGACAGGGTCAGGCTGGCCTCGCTGATGGACCATGCGCCCGGCCAGCGCCAGTTCGTCAATCTCGAGACCTATGCCTATTACTACCAGCGCAAACTGAAGCTGACGGACCGTGACTTCAAGCTGTTCTGCGAAAAGCGGATGGCGGAATCGGCGGCGAATTCCGGTCCGAACCGTGCGGTCATCGCCGCCGCCTGCCACGAGCGCGGCATCGTGCTGGCGAGCCATGACGACGCCACTGTCGGCCATGTCGACGAGGCGATCGAACAGGGCGTGCGCGTCGCCGAATTCCCGACCACGGAAGCCGCGGCCAGGGCTTCGAAGGAAGCCGGCCTTGGCGTGCTGATGGGTGCGCCCAATGTCATGCGCGGCGCCTCGCATTCCGGCAATGTCTCAGCCCGGACATTGGCCAGCGACGGCCTGCTCGACATATTGTCGTCGGACTACATCCCCTTCAGCCTGATCCAGTCGGCCTTCTTCCTGGGCGACATGGTCGACGGCATTTCCCTGCCGCAGGCAGTGGCCATGGTCTCGAAGAACCCGGCCGATGCGATCGGCCTCACCGATCGCGGCGTCATCGAACAGGGCCGGCGCGCCGACCTGGTTCGCGTGCGCGTCGACGACCACGTTCCGGTCGTGCGCACGGTCTGGCGCCAGGGGCGCCGGGTCGCATGA
- the phnN gene encoding phosphonate metabolism protein/1,5-bisphosphokinase (PRPP-forming) PhnN, with protein sequence MMVSALIERELSSATFPIRDGVFVAVVGPSGAGKDTIIDYARTRFADESRLEFVRRVITRPSDAGSEDHDTLAEAAFIEAEADGAFAVSWEAHGLRYGIPADVDWSVSNGRVAVANVSRAIIPVLRERYANLAVVEITASPEILAERLATRGRESRGEVLARLARSASVTLSGPGVTSIDNGGPRDVAGERFVEVLRKAMAFSDISGLI encoded by the coding sequence ATGATGGTGTCGGCCTTGATCGAGCGCGAGTTGTCCTCCGCCACCTTTCCGATCCGCGACGGCGTCTTCGTCGCCGTGGTCGGGCCGAGCGGCGCCGGCAAGGATACGATCATCGATTATGCCCGTACGCGCTTTGCCGATGAGAGCCGGCTCGAGTTCGTGCGCCGGGTGATCACCCGGCCGAGCGACGCGGGCAGCGAGGATCACGACACGCTGGCCGAGGCCGCCTTCATCGAGGCGGAAGCCGACGGCGCCTTCGCCGTATCGTGGGAGGCGCATGGCTTGCGCTACGGTATACCCGCCGATGTCGACTGGTCCGTCTCCAATGGCCGCGTCGCGGTGGCGAATGTGTCGCGCGCGATCATCCCCGTGCTGCGCGAACGCTATGCCAATCTGGCTGTAGTCGAGATCACCGCCTCGCCGGAAATCCTGGCTGAACGGCTGGCCACTCGCGGCCGCGAATCGCGCGGCGAAGTGCTGGCGCGGCTGGCGCGCAGCGCCAGCGTCACCTTGTCCGGTCCCGGCGTCACCTCGATCGACAATGGCGGCCCCCGCGACGTGGCGGGCGAGCGTTTCGTCGAGGTGCTGCGCAAGGCGATGGCCTTCTCGGACATATCGGGCCTGATCTAG
- a CDS encoding MurR/RpiR family transcriptional regulator — translation MTVEARVQAALESLPPAEQRMARFFVDQKQSVLLGSAAEIAELAGTSDATVVRTARSLGFESLSALRQMLLSDLTGTPSPGKRLARTLQETGDDGAGALRHVIDLHESVLDVLKRPEMADAFERSVDILARAGRRHVFGIGPSGAMADYASLQFNRIGLPTSALSMSGIALADRLLWLGKGDAVLMMAYAPLYREVEIVLEQAMRLDIPVVLISDNLAPLVSGKVAETLPVPRGKADHLAMHGGTIVLIEAMIIGLAKRNSQAAFDSLERLSTLRGSIDKAWVKRGVRKNRSKHTPG, via the coding sequence ATGACGGTCGAGGCCCGTGTTCAGGCGGCGCTTGAAAGCCTGCCGCCCGCCGAACAGCGCATGGCGCGGTTCTTCGTCGACCAGAAACAATCTGTGCTGCTGGGTTCGGCGGCCGAGATCGCCGAGCTTGCCGGCACCAGCGATGCGACCGTCGTGCGGACGGCACGTTCGCTTGGTTTTGAGAGCCTCTCCGCGCTTCGCCAGATGCTGCTGTCGGACCTGACCGGCACCCCATCTCCCGGCAAGCGCCTGGCGCGAACCCTGCAGGAAACCGGCGACGACGGCGCCGGCGCCTTGCGGCATGTGATCGACCTGCATGAGAGCGTGCTCGACGTGCTCAAGCGCCCGGAGATGGCTGACGCATTCGAGCGCAGCGTCGACATTCTGGCGCGGGCCGGTCGCCGCCATGTGTTCGGCATCGGCCCATCAGGCGCCATGGCCGACTATGCCAGCCTGCAGTTCAACCGGATCGGGCTGCCGACCAGCGCGCTGTCGATGTCGGGAATTGCGCTGGCCGACCGCTTGCTGTGGCTCGGCAAGGGCGATGCCGTGCTGATGATGGCCTACGCGCCACTCTATCGCGAGGTGGAGATCGTGCTCGAGCAGGCCATGCGGCTCGACATTCCGGTCGTGCTGATCAGCGACAACCTGGCCCCACTGGTTTCCGGCAAGGTGGCCGAAACGCTGCCGGTTCCGCGCGGCAAGGCAGATCATCTGGCAATGCATGGCGGCACCATCGTTCTCATCGAGGCGATGATCATCGGGCTGGCGAAGCGCAACAGCCAGGCAGCCTTTGACAGCCTCGAGCGGCTGAGCACCTTACGCGGCTCAATTGACAAGGCGTGGGTAAAGCGAGGCGTTCGAAAGAACAGATCAAAACATACTCCCGGATGA
- a CDS encoding ABC transporter substrate-binding protein, with product MKIRTTFCFAIGLSALAMAAPASASDLVLYDALDFAGPVAKAFQAKTGLTVDVVEPGSTGETLGKIAAEGNNPQFDIVWLDGSAVMERMAADHVLQAVPAAAYDKVAFTDLGKSLVPQSHAFLPTGTSTTAIEVNTKKVPADKMPKSWADLQSFAGSVAAKDPNLSGPAYQWLAGFFQTNGVDAGKALLTKTLTNKTFAGLSSGGKVDKAVLTGDASVGINQDSSIFSKIAAGEPVVAVYPSEGSVSLPQGLGISAKTQHMDAVRKFIDFVTSAEGQAVMLNGDDTDFFYIPIIKGIHAKPGRETNITYTHLDDAAASAHEKEWKQWYKETFVQ from the coding sequence ATGAAAATCCGCACGACATTCTGCTTCGCGATCGGCTTGAGCGCGCTAGCCATGGCGGCGCCTGCTTCGGCATCCGACCTAGTGCTTTACGACGCGCTTGATTTCGCCGGCCCCGTGGCAAAGGCTTTCCAGGCCAAGACCGGCCTCACCGTTGACGTCGTCGAACCGGGCAGCACCGGCGAGACGCTGGGCAAGATCGCCGCCGAGGGCAACAATCCGCAATTCGACATCGTCTGGCTCGATGGCTCCGCCGTCATGGAGCGCATGGCCGCCGACCACGTGCTGCAGGCCGTTCCCGCCGCCGCCTACGACAAGGTGGCCTTCACCGATCTCGGCAAGTCGCTGGTCCCGCAAAGCCACGCCTTCCTGCCGACCGGCACAAGCACCACCGCCATCGAGGTCAACACCAAGAAGGTGCCCGCAGACAAGATGCCCAAATCCTGGGCCGACCTTCAGTCGTTTGCCGGCAGCGTCGCGGCCAAGGATCCCAATCTCTCCGGCCCGGCCTATCAGTGGCTGGCCGGCTTCTTCCAGACGAATGGCGTTGACGCGGGCAAGGCCTTGCTGACCAAAACCCTGACCAACAAGACGTTTGCCGGCCTGTCGAGCGGCGGCAAGGTGGACAAGGCAGTGCTTACCGGAGACGCCTCGGTCGGCATCAACCAGGACAGTTCGATCTTTTCCAAGATCGCGGCGGGCGAACCCGTCGTCGCGGTCTACCCGAGCGAAGGTTCGGTATCCTTGCCGCAAGGCCTCGGCATCAGCGCCAAGACCCAGCATATGGACGCGGTGCGGAAATTCATCGATTTCGTCACCAGCGCCGAGGGCCAGGCCGTCATGCTGAATGGCGACGACACCGACTTCTTCTACATCCCGATCATCAAGGGCATCCATGCCAAGCCCGGTCGCGAAACCAACATCACCTATACGCATCTCGACGATGCCGCGGCCTCCGCCCACGAGAAGGAATGGAAGCAGTGGTACAAGGAAACCTTCGTCCAGTGA